One window from the genome of Dioscorea cayenensis subsp. rotundata cultivar TDr96_F1 unplaced genomic scaffold, TDr96_F1_v2_PseudoChromosome.rev07_lg8_w22 25.fasta BLBR01001573.1, whole genome shotgun sequence encodes:
- the LOC120256710 gene encoding putative disease resistance protein At1g50180, with protein MGESVASQVLHKLTELVVHEAIFMFGVRKKFEGMKAELEYIKCFLRDADAKKRKNETIKKWVHDIIDMSYQAEDAIDSFLLLVQQPTQFPCFLDCITSITPCQLMEWHRNGVDIDKIKERIKEIKSLTAEYGIQSLGDDAENVNTSLRRRHSPSEAENVDMRTPMLDRNSAIPASMLRVLLLTMPQLHPNHAVRGHFPLRIWIVVTHFSGPVELLAKLIQDVTVRRLFGFVMNRSRVLVTTRFKDIAMQEDPNPCELRFLNDDESVELLLKKAFPYQNVETNCPKELIDLAPQLAKNEVAYLLLYLFSAVISLSRRTLRSCDISDHVSQALGCRKNEAEKDGFLKIYTGRASSYTNVGRLTIYYSRDNTDVQIHDQS; from the exons atgggtgAATCTGTGGCCTCACAAGTGCTGCATAAACTTACAGAGTTGGTGGTACATGAAGCCATCTTCATGTTTGGAGTGAGAAAGAAGTTTGAGGGGATGAAGGCAGAGCTCGAGTATATCAAGTGCTTCCTCAGGGATGCTGATGCCAAAAAAAGGAAGAATGAAACGATCAAGAAATGGGTGCATGATATCATTGACATGTCCTACCAAGCTGAGGATGCCATTGATTCATTTCTCCTCTTGGTCCAGCAGCCCACACAATTCCCCTGCTTCCTTGACTGCATCACTAg TATCACACCTTGTCAGTTGATGGAATGGCATAGGAATGGTGTGGAtattgacaaaataaaagaaaggatcaAAGAGATAAAGTCCCTTACAGCGGAGTATGGCATTCAAAGCTTAGGGGATGATGCGGAGAATGTGAATACATCACTGAGGAGAAGACACTCACCATCCGAAGCTGAGAATGTGGACATG aGAACCCCCATGCTGGACCGGAACAGTGCCATCCCAGCATCCATGCTGCGCGTCCTTCTTCTCACCATGCCTCAACTTCATCCCAACCACGCT GTGCGAGGACATTTTCCTCTGCGCATTTGGATTGTTGTCACTCATTTCAGTGGACCAGTTGAGCTTTTGGCAAAGCTAATTCAAGATGTTACAG TGCGAAGATTGTTTGGGTTTGTGATGAACAGAAGCAGAGTCTTGGTCACCACCCGGTTTAAGGATATTGCCATGCAAGAAGACCCAAACCCTTGTGAACTCCGTTTCTTGAATGACGATGAGAGTGTGGAGCTTCTTCTCAAAAAGGCATTTCCGTATCAAAATGTAGAGACAAATTGTCCTAAAGAATTGATTGATCTTGCACCACAGCTAGCAAAAAATGAGGTGGCTTATCTCTTGCTCTATCTGTTCTCGGCGGTCATCTCTCTATCAAGGAGAACACTCC GATCATGTGATATCAGTGACCATGTTAGTCAAGCTCTAGGTTGCAGAAAG AATGAGGCAGAAAAGGATGGTTTCCTCAAAATTTATACTGGTAGAGCAAGTTCTTATACAAATGTTGGTCGTCTTACTATCTACTATAGTAGAGACAACACTGATGTGCAGATTCATGATCAGAGCTAA